The Streptomyces sp. NBC_01275 genome has a segment encoding these proteins:
- a CDS encoding I78 family peptidase inhibitor has translation MAPNPTPPAEPQDSPDGYVGLDAERAERLARERGWSSVRSLEPGAIVTMEYRFGRLNFEVRAGRVARAWKG, from the coding sequence ATGGCACCGAATCCCACTCCGCCAGCGGAGCCCCAGGACAGTCCGGACGGATATGTCGGCCTCGACGCCGAGCGGGCCGAGCGTCTCGCCCGGGAACGGGGGTGGTCGTCCGTGCGCTCGCTGGAGCCCGGGGCGATCGTCACCATGGAGTACCGCTTCGGGCGGCTGAACTTCGAGGTGCGGGCCGGGCGAGTGGCGCGGGCCTGGAAGGGCTGA